The nucleotide window TCGCACATTTATTACCATTAATTTATTCCTAAACTGTTTTTCGACGGAATAATTGGTAAAAAGACATGAAATGTGAACTATTTTATAGACAACACTCGCTTTATATTCAGTAATCCCTTAATATGGATGGGAGTATAACCCAAAAGGAGAGGATATGAACATGACAAACAGTGCAGTATTGAAACCAAGTCGTGTCGTGATTGTAGGCATGGGTGCGGTGGGAACAACAACGGGATACACGCTAATGTTGAGACAGCGTTCGTCCGAGTTGGTATTTGTGGATGTGAATCATGATAAGGCAACCGGCGAAATGCTGGATATGAACCACGGTCTTCCGTTTACCGGTGGTGTGAAAGTATGGGCTGGCGATTACTCCGACTGCAAAGATGCAGATATCATTATTATAACAGCGGGCGCTTCCCAGAAACCTGGCGAAACCCGGATTGATCTGCTGAAGAAAAATGCAAGCATTTTCAAAGATATTATTGAACGTATTACTGAAGTGAATTCTCATGGTATTTTGCTGATTGCAACCAACCCTGTAGATATTTTGTCCTATACTTCATGGAAACAAAGCGGATGGCCTGCTTCCCGTGTCATCGGTTCAGGTACATTGCTCGATAGCGCACGTTTCCGTTACCTGATTGGTAAAAATAAAGGGATCGACCCGCGTAGTATTCACGCCCACATTATTGGTGAGCATGGCGATTCCGAAGTACCTGTATGGAGCCTGGCTAACGTTGCAGGAACAGACCTGGAACTAGATGAAGAAACACAACAGGATATCTTCGATCGTACCAAAAATGCAGCGTATGAGATTATTAATGCCAAAGGCGCGACTTCCTATGCAATCGCTCTTGCTCTGGACCGCATTGTAGCTGCAATTCTCGGCAACGAAGGCTCCGTTCTGAACGTATCCACGTACCTTGAAGACTACAATGGCGTATCGGATGTTTATCTGGGCGTTCCTTGTGTCGTAGATCGCAACGGCGTGCGCGAAATTCTGCCTCTTCCGTTGAATGAAACCGAGAAAGTGGCTTTCCAGGCTTCTGCTAACAAATTAAAAGAACAGATCGCTGGATTGGAATAATCGGATTATTACTTTAACAAGAGCCACCCGCATCTCTTATTTCAGAGAAGCAGGTGGCTCTTATGGATATGCATTCGGAAATGTTTCATTTATTTATTTCATATCAGAATGGATAGAGATATCATTCAACAAATTGGCACTGCTTGGTTCCAGTCTCATCGGATAGGGAACTACTTTATCAGGGGCTAGCTTAAACAATGCTGGAAAGACAGCGCCAGAAGCGTAAACTCGGTCTGTTTTCTGCAATAACCGCAGGCTTTCTTCCTGATCAAGCTCTTCCTCCCACCCTAAAGTCTCCACATTCAAGTGGTGAATTCCCGCCTCCTGAACTCGACTAGCCATCCACTCTCCTCCTATTTTACCTAAACATAT belongs to Paenibacillus sp. FSL H8-0079 and includes:
- a CDS encoding L-lactate dehydrogenase, coding for MTNSAVLKPSRVVIVGMGAVGTTTGYTLMLRQRSSELVFVDVNHDKATGEMLDMNHGLPFTGGVKVWAGDYSDCKDADIIIITAGASQKPGETRIDLLKKNASIFKDIIERITEVNSHGILLIATNPVDILSYTSWKQSGWPASRVIGSGTLLDSARFRYLIGKNKGIDPRSIHAHIIGEHGDSEVPVWSLANVAGTDLELDEETQQDIFDRTKNAAYEIINAKGATSYAIALALDRIVAAILGNEGSVLNVSTYLEDYNGVSDVYLGVPCVVDRNGVREILPLPLNETEKVAFQASANKLKEQIAGLE